One window of the Candidatus Kinetoplastibacterium desouzaii TCC079E genome contains the following:
- the tkt gene encoding transketolase yields the protein MGNITTSKFVLSDAIRILAMDAVQQANSGHPGAPMGMAEMAQALWKNNLKHNPNDPNWIDRDRFVLSNGHGSMLVYALLHLTGYDVSIDDLRNFRQLHSKTPGHPEVGITPGIETTTGPLGQGLANAVGMALAESLLAEEFNKPDFNIIDHHTYAIVGDGCLMEGISHEVCSLAGTLKLSKLIVLYDDNGISIDGDVKNWFNDNTAERFRGYGWNVIEGVNGHDVSAVDSAIKLARCQSQKPTIIICKTVIGKGSPNMAGTHKVHGSPLGSDEIIASREFLNWNYEPFVIPEFIYNEWSARENGQEVQNIWQSKFDAYLNKYPSAASELKRRMQGNLPDGFENFAKDLIQKTIKNSETIATRKASQNTITEIAKYLPEFLGGSADLTGSNFTDWKGVVPVRAGVNKAINFGRHINYGVREFGMAAIMNGIALHGGYLPFGGTFLTFSDYSRNAIRMSALMKQKVVHVFTHDSIGLGEDGPTHQSIEHAASLRLIPNLSVWRPCDTVETTVAWLYAIQRPASVGMKVQDGGPSALLLSRQNLPFVERDSRTVDSIYKGGYVLKDSSSFSAIIIATGSEVAIALDAQQILLEQGIRVRVVSMPSVDVFDKQDLNWKESVLPRKIPKIAIEAGVTTCWYKYVGLDGLVLGIDRYGESAPAGKLFKFFGLTVENVISAVKKVLL from the coding sequence ATGGGTAATATAACTACATCTAAATTTGTTTTGTCTGATGCCATACGTATTCTTGCTATGGATGCAGTGCAACAGGCTAATTCTGGTCATCCTGGTGCCCCTATGGGCATGGCTGAAATGGCGCAAGCGTTATGGAAGAATAATTTAAAACATAACCCTAATGATCCTAATTGGATTGATAGGGATCGCTTTGTTTTGTCTAATGGACATGGTTCTATGTTAGTATATGCTTTATTGCATTTAACAGGATATGATGTATCCATAGACGATTTAAGAAATTTTCGTCAGCTTCACTCAAAGACTCCTGGTCATCCAGAGGTTGGGATTACTCCAGGAATAGAAACAACAACAGGACCACTTGGTCAAGGATTAGCTAATGCAGTTGGTATGGCTTTGGCAGAATCATTATTAGCAGAAGAGTTTAATAAACCTGATTTTAATATTATAGATCATCATACATATGCAATAGTAGGTGATGGTTGTTTAATGGAAGGTATTTCTCATGAGGTTTGTTCTTTAGCAGGAACATTGAAACTTTCTAAGTTAATAGTTCTATATGATGATAATGGTATTTCTATTGATGGTGATGTAAAGAACTGGTTTAATGATAATACAGCAGAACGTTTTCGTGGATATGGTTGGAATGTTATTGAAGGCGTTAATGGTCATGACGTCTCTGCTGTTGACTCTGCTATAAAATTAGCTCGTTGTCAGTCGCAAAAACCTACAATAATTATTTGTAAAACAGTTATTGGCAAAGGCTCTCCAAATATGGCTGGTACCCATAAGGTGCATGGTTCTCCTTTAGGAAGTGATGAAATTATTGCCTCTAGAGAATTTCTTAATTGGAATTATGAGCCATTTGTTATACCTGAATTTATATATAACGAATGGAGCGCTAGAGAAAATGGTCAGGAGGTGCAAAATATTTGGCAATCTAAATTTGATGCTTATTTAAATAAATATCCAAGCGCAGCATCTGAATTAAAACGTAGAATGCAAGGTAATTTACCAGATGGGTTCGAGAACTTTGCTAAAGATTTAATACAAAAAACAATTAAAAATTCAGAAACAATTGCTACTAGGAAAGCTTCACAAAATACTATTACAGAAATTGCTAAATATTTGCCAGAATTTTTAGGTGGATCGGCTGATTTAACTGGTTCAAATTTTACGGACTGGAAAGGAGTTGTGCCTGTTAGAGCTGGTGTCAATAAGGCTATTAACTTTGGACGTCATATTAATTATGGTGTTAGAGAGTTTGGAATGGCAGCTATTATGAATGGAATTGCTCTACATGGAGGTTATTTGCCTTTTGGTGGTACATTCTTAACATTCTCGGATTATTCTCGTAATGCAATTCGCATGTCTGCTTTAATGAAGCAGAAAGTTGTTCATGTGTTTACTCATGATTCTATAGGACTAGGAGAAGATGGTCCTACTCATCAATCGATAGAACATGCGGCTAGTTTGCGCCTTATACCTAACTTATCTGTCTGGAGGCCTTGTGATACAGTAGAAACTACGGTGGCTTGGTTGTATGCTATTCAAAGACCGGCAAGTGTTGGTATGAAGGTGCAGGATGGTGGTCCTTCAGCTTTATTGCTATCTAGACAGAACTTGCCTTTTGTAGAGCGTGATTCAAGAACAGTTGATTCAATATATAAAGGTGGTTATGTATTGAAAGACTCAAGTAGCTTCTCAGCTATCATTATAGCAACAGGTTCGGAAGTGGCTATTGCTTTAGATGCTCAGCAAATATTACTGGAACAAGGTATTAGAGTAAGAGTGGTTTCTATGCCTAGTGTTGATGTATTTGATAAACAAGATCTTAATTGGAAAGAAAGTGTTTTGCCAAGAAAAATACCAAAAATTGCTATAGAAGCAGGTGTTACAACATGTTGGTATAAATATGTTGGTTTAGATGGTTTGGTACTGGGTATAGATCGTTATGGGGAATCAGCTCCAGCCGGAAAACTATTTAAATTTTTTGGCTTAACAGTAGAAAATGTAATTTCCGCTGTAAAAAAAGTTTTATTATAA
- the gap gene encoding type I glyceraldehyde-3-phosphate dehydrogenase: MVIRVAINGYGRIGRNILRAHYEGGKKHNIEIVAINDMGGIESSAHLTRFDTAHGKFNGSVSLEANNLIVNGDRIRMLSSRDPYELPWRDLNVDVVLECTGAFVSKEKSIAHIKSGAKKVIISAPGGNDVDATIVFGVNHNILKSSYTVISNASCTTNCLVPLVKPLNDSIGIENGLMTTVHSYTNDQVLTDVSHKDLRRARSATMSMIPTKTGAAAAVGLVLPELKGKLDGCSIRVPTINVSLVDLSFIARRETSVEDVNEIVRMASETYLKGILEFSTDLLVSSDYNHNPASSIFDSTLTKVSGKLVKVFSWYDNEWGFSNRMLDTTVALMQAK; the protein is encoded by the coding sequence ATGGTGATTAGAGTAGCTATCAATGGTTACGGTAGAATAGGACGTAATATTTTAAGAGCTCATTATGAAGGTGGTAAGAAACATAATATAGAAATTGTAGCTATAAATGACATGGGAGGCATTGAGTCAAGTGCTCATTTAACAAGATTTGATACAGCTCATGGAAAGTTTAATGGTTCTGTTTCTTTGGAAGCAAATAATTTGATAGTTAATGGTGATAGAATAAGGATGTTATCTAGTAGAGATCCGTATGAATTGCCTTGGCGAGATCTTAATGTTGACGTTGTTTTAGAGTGCACTGGGGCTTTTGTTTCAAAAGAGAAATCTATTGCTCATATAAAAAGCGGGGCGAAAAAGGTTATTATATCAGCCCCTGGCGGCAATGATGTTGATGCTACTATTGTTTTTGGTGTTAATCACAATATTTTAAAATCTAGTTATACTGTTATTTCTAATGCATCGTGCACAACAAATTGTTTGGTGCCTTTAGTTAAGCCACTTAACGATTCTATTGGTATCGAGAATGGTTTGATGACAACAGTTCATTCTTATACTAATGATCAAGTTCTTACAGATGTGTCTCATAAGGATTTACGTAGGGCAAGATCCGCAACCATGAGTATGATTCCAACAAAGACAGGAGCTGCAGCGGCAGTTGGGCTAGTTCTTCCGGAATTAAAAGGTAAATTAGATGGTTGTTCTATAAGAGTTCCAACTATTAATGTATCATTAGTTGATCTTTCTTTTATTGCGAGAAGGGAAACTTCTGTAGAAGATGTTAATGAAATTGTTAGAATGGCTTCAGAGACTTACTTAAAAGGGATTCTTGAATTTAGTACTGATTTGTTGGTTTCTAGCGATTATAACCATAATCCAGCATCTAGTATTTTTGATTCTACTTTGACTAAAGTTTCAGGGAAACTTGTTAAAGTGTTTTCCTGGTATGATAACGAGTGGGGATTTTCTAATAGAATGTTAGATACTACGGTTGCGTTAATGCAGGCTAAATAA
- a CDS encoding phosphoglycerate kinase, translating to MTTVKTLRELSKSGALLNKRVFIRADLNVPFDQNGRISEDTRIRSSVPGIRMALDGGAAVMVTSHLGRPMEGLLTEKDSLVRVSQRLSEILGMQVELVKDWVNGVKVAPGQVVLLENCRVNIGEKNNDDNLSRKIASLCDIYVNDAFGTAHRAEATTYGVAKFAPIACAGPLLEAELIALGKVLNNPKKPLVAIVGGSKVSTKLSILKFLSEKVDYLIVGGGIANTFMMASGLPVGKSLVEPEQLECAKNVIESMRLRGADVPIPVDVICAKYFGQDAVAELKSADKVQDDDMIFDVGPETSKLFEKILQQAGTIVWNGPVGVFEFDQFSKGTEFLSKIISDSGAFSVAGGGDTLAAISKFGVTNNIGYISTGGGAFLEFLEGKRLPALAILEERYSS from the coding sequence ATGACCACAGTTAAAACTCTGAGAGAGTTATCTAAATCTGGTGCTTTATTAAATAAAAGAGTTTTTATTAGAGCAGATTTAAATGTTCCTTTTGATCAAAATGGAAGAATTTCAGAAGATACTAGAATAAGATCTTCTGTCCCAGGCATAAGAATGGCTTTGGACGGTGGTGCTGCTGTTATGGTTACATCGCATTTAGGTCGTCCTATGGAAGGTCTTTTAACAGAGAAAGATTCATTGGTAAGGGTTTCACAACGTTTGTCAGAAATTCTAGGGATGCAAGTAGAACTTGTTAAAGACTGGGTAAATGGAGTTAAAGTTGCCCCTGGTCAAGTTGTTCTATTGGAAAACTGTCGTGTAAATATTGGAGAAAAAAATAATGATGATAATTTATCACGTAAAATTGCATCCTTGTGTGATATTTATGTAAACGATGCTTTTGGAACTGCACATAGAGCAGAAGCAACTACTTATGGTGTTGCTAAGTTTGCTCCAATAGCTTGTGCTGGTCCATTATTAGAGGCAGAGTTAATAGCTTTAGGGAAAGTTCTTAATAACCCTAAGAAACCGTTGGTGGCTATTGTTGGTGGATCGAAAGTTTCTACAAAGTTATCAATTCTAAAGTTCTTGTCTGAAAAAGTGGATTATTTAATTGTTGGTGGAGGGATAGCTAATACTTTTATGATGGCATCTGGTTTGCCTGTAGGAAAATCTCTTGTGGAGCCTGAACAATTAGAGTGCGCTAAAAATGTTATTGAATCCATGAGATTAAGAGGAGCAGATGTTCCGATCCCAGTGGATGTTATATGTGCTAAATATTTTGGTCAAGATGCTGTGGCTGAATTAAAATCCGCTGATAAAGTTCAGGATGATGATATGATATTCGATGTAGGGCCTGAAACATCTAAGTTGTTTGAAAAAATCTTGCAGCAAGCTGGCACTATTGTTTGGAATGGTCCGGTTGGTGTTTTTGAATTTGATCAGTTTTCTAAAGGTACTGAGTTCTTGTCTAAGATAATATCTGATTCTGGGGCATTTTCTGTGGCTGGGGGAGGTGATACCTTGGCTGCAATATCTAAATTTGGGGTAACTAATAATATAGGATATATTTCAACAGGTGGTGGCGCATTCTTAGAATTTTTAGAAGGAAAAAGATTACCGGCTCTAGCTATATTGGAAGAACGTTATTCTAGTTAG
- a CDS encoding inorganic phosphate transporter — translation MLGIFSGLSIWVGFGLVMALAFVLVYEFINGFHDTANAVATVIYTKAMPPKLAVILSGVFNFLGVLTGGVGIAYSIVHLLPVELLLNVNSSRGLVMIFSMVSAAIIWNLGTWFFGIPASSSHTLIGSILGVGLANAWETNISIQEGVNWSKAIDVGLSMVISPIVGFILAGWLFFMLKSLRPNSNMHYTPKQRRALEAKKHPPFWNRLALVISAMGVSFAHGSNDGQKGIGLVMLILIGIVPTNYVLNLNSTSYQIDRTRNAAIHLNDYYHRNHTYISNYLDMENQIKKEDLTAELTCDPRMTKITIDEIEKTLKNLSKYENLSTKQRTETRRNLLCLDDIAKNVVKTQNLPTSEIEDLERLRADLTATIEYAPLWVVIAVAMSLGCGTMIGWKRVVMTVGEKIGTQGMTYAQGTAAQVTAVFAIGMANLLNLPVSTTHVLSSGIAGTIVANKVELQKNTVRQILLAWILTLPAALSLSAVLFLSGMSIIEKLN, via the coding sequence ATGCTAGGTATATTCTCCGGTTTAAGTATTTGGGTAGGCTTTGGCCTAGTTATGGCTTTAGCTTTTGTGCTTGTTTATGAATTTATAAATGGATTTCATGATACGGCTAACGCTGTAGCCACAGTTATATACACAAAAGCAATGCCTCCTAAATTAGCAGTTATCCTATCAGGAGTATTCAATTTCTTAGGAGTTCTGACTGGGGGGGTTGGTATTGCTTATTCAATAGTGCATTTGCTACCTGTAGAACTATTACTTAATGTTAATAGTTCTAGAGGATTGGTAATGATATTTTCCATGGTGTCAGCTGCCATAATATGGAATTTAGGAACATGGTTCTTTGGAATTCCTGCATCAAGTTCTCATACATTAATTGGATCTATATTAGGAGTTGGATTAGCTAATGCATGGGAAACAAATATATCTATTCAAGAAGGAGTTAATTGGAGTAAGGCTATAGATGTTGGGTTGTCTATGGTGATATCACCAATAGTAGGTTTTATATTAGCAGGATGGTTGTTTTTTATGCTAAAAAGTTTAAGACCTAACTCCAACATGCATTACACACCAAAACAAAGACGAGCATTAGAAGCAAAAAAACACCCTCCTTTCTGGAATCGTTTAGCTCTTGTAATCTCAGCCATGGGTGTTAGCTTCGCTCATGGATCTAACGATGGACAAAAAGGAATAGGTCTCGTAATGTTAATATTAATAGGCATTGTTCCAACAAATTATGTTTTAAATTTAAATAGTACTTCATATCAAATAGATAGAACGCGTAATGCTGCAATACATTTAAATGACTATTATCATAGAAATCATACATATATAAGTAACTATTTAGACATGGAAAATCAAATTAAGAAAGAAGACCTCACCGCTGAGTTAACTTGCGATCCTAGAATGACGAAAATAACTATAGATGAAATTGAAAAAACTCTAAAAAATCTTTCTAAATACGAGAATCTATCAACAAAACAAAGAACAGAAACCAGAAGAAATCTACTGTGCCTAGATGATATAGCAAAAAATGTTGTAAAAACACAAAATCTTCCAACTTCAGAAATAGAAGATCTAGAAAGACTAAGAGCAGACTTAACAGCAACAATCGAATATGCTCCATTATGGGTAGTAATAGCAGTAGCCATGTCTCTTGGATGCGGAACAATGATAGGCTGGAAAAGAGTTGTAATGACAGTAGGGGAAAAAATTGGCACACAAGGAATGACATATGCCCAAGGAACAGCAGCACAAGTAACTGCCGTGTTTGCTATAGGAATGGCTAACCTATTAAATTTACCAGTTTCAACTACTCATGTTTTATCATCTGGCATAGCAGGAACTATAGTAGCCAATAAAGTTGAATTACAAAAAAATACAGTAAGACAGATACTGCTAGCATGGATTTTGACTCTGCCAGCAGCACTTTCTCTTTCTGCAGTCCTATTTCTAAGTGGGATGTCAATAATAGAAAAATTAAACTAA
- the fba gene encoding class II fructose-bisphosphate aldolase (catalyzes the reversible aldol condensation of dihydroxyacetonephosphate and glyceraldehyde 3-phosphate in the Calvin cycle, glycolysis, and/or gluconeogenesis), with translation MSLVSMRQLLDHAAENSYAIPAFNVNNLEQVQAIMEAANETNSPVIMQASAGARKYAGEVFLKYLIKAAVESYPHIPVVMHQDHGQSPSVCEGAINMGFSSVMMDGSLREDGKTVADYNYNVDVTSRVVKISHERGVSVEGELGCLGSLETLEGDKEDGHGADGKLTVEQLLTDPDQAVDFVKKTHIDALAIAIGTSHGAYKFTKQPTGEVLSINRIKEIHAKLPNTHLVMHGSSSVPQELLSEIREFGGNLKETYGVPVKEIQEAIKYGVRKVNIDTDIRLAMTAAIRRFFVENSDRFDPREYLKQARAAAKSVCISRYNQFGSSGNASKIKPNSLEEMAGLYRLGKLV, from the coding sequence ATGTCTTTAGTATCTATGCGTCAGTTGCTTGATCATGCAGCTGAGAATAGTTATGCCATTCCAGCTTTTAATGTTAATAACTTAGAGCAAGTACAAGCTATTATGGAAGCTGCTAATGAGACTAATAGTCCAGTTATAATGCAAGCATCAGCTGGAGCAAGAAAATACGCTGGGGAAGTTTTTTTAAAATATCTTATAAAGGCTGCAGTTGAGTCATATCCTCATATTCCTGTTGTTATGCATCAGGATCATGGACAATCTCCTTCTGTTTGTGAAGGAGCTATAAATATGGGTTTTTCTAGTGTAATGATGGATGGATCTCTTAGAGAAGATGGGAAAACTGTTGCTGATTATAATTATAATGTAGATGTTACTAGTAGAGTTGTAAAAATTTCTCATGAACGAGGAGTTAGTGTGGAAGGAGAACTTGGTTGTTTGGGTTCTTTAGAAACATTAGAAGGAGATAAAGAAGATGGCCATGGAGCTGATGGTAAATTAACTGTTGAGCAATTGCTTACTGATCCAGATCAGGCTGTAGATTTTGTAAAAAAAACACATATAGATGCTTTGGCTATTGCAATTGGAACAAGTCATGGTGCATATAAGTTTACAAAACAACCTACTGGAGAGGTATTGTCAATTAATCGTATAAAAGAAATACATGCAAAATTACCTAATACTCACTTGGTTATGCATGGTAGTTCTAGTGTGCCTCAAGAACTTTTGTCTGAAATAAGAGAGTTTGGTGGCAATCTGAAAGAAACTTATGGGGTTCCTGTCAAAGAGATTCAAGAAGCCATAAAGTATGGAGTTCGTAAAGTCAATATTGATACTGATATTAGACTGGCCATGACTGCAGCTATACGGAGATTTTTTGTGGAAAATTCTGATAGATTTGATCCTCGTGAATATTTAAAACAAGCTCGCGCAGCAGCTAAAAGTGTATGTATTAGTAGATACAATCAATTTGGTTCTTCAGGTAATGCAAGTAAAATAAAACCTAATAGTTTAGAAGAAATGGCGGGACTTTATCGACTAGGCAAATTGGTTTAA
- a CDS encoding phosphoribosylaminoimidazolesuccinocarboxamide synthase, with protein sequence MSTLFQSNIKSLPLLSRGKVRDIYAVGEDKLLIVVSDRISAFDVILDDPIPGKGLVLNKMTEFWLNKLHSIVSNHSLNIKPEDVVKPEEFDQIKDRAVVVKRLKPIMIEAVARGYLIGSGWNEYTKTGSVCGIKLPGGLEKASKLEEIIFTPAAKAEQGSHDENVNFAYVKSLVGNDLAEKIRDLTIKLYQEASNFAISRGIIIADTKFEFGLDSNGILHLMDEVLTPDSSRFWSLDQYEEGSNPASFDKQFVRDWLELQNWNKIYPAPKLPKDVIEKTSEKYYEALDRLTI encoded by the coding sequence ATGAGTACATTATTCCAGTCAAACATAAAATCTTTGCCTCTATTATCTAGAGGCAAAGTTAGAGATATTTATGCTGTCGGAGAAGATAAATTATTAATAGTAGTATCTGATAGAATTTCTGCTTTTGATGTTATTTTAGATGATCCAATTCCAGGGAAAGGTCTTGTTCTAAATAAAATGACAGAATTCTGGCTTAATAAATTACATAGCATTGTTTCAAACCATTCTTTGAATATCAAACCTGAAGATGTTGTAAAACCTGAAGAATTTGATCAGATAAAAGATAGAGCCGTTGTTGTAAAACGTTTAAAACCAATAATGATAGAGGCTGTTGCTAGAGGGTATTTAATAGGGTCTGGATGGAATGAATATACAAAGACTGGATCTGTCTGTGGTATAAAATTACCTGGTGGGTTGGAGAAGGCAAGTAAGTTAGAAGAAATAATTTTTACTCCTGCAGCTAAAGCAGAGCAAGGATCTCATGATGAAAATGTAAACTTTGCGTATGTTAAAAGTTTAGTTGGAAATGATCTTGCTGAAAAGATTAGGGATTTAACTATAAAGCTTTATCAAGAAGCATCTAATTTTGCAATTTCTAGAGGTATTATAATTGCTGATACTAAGTTTGAGTTTGGTTTAGATTCAAATGGTATCTTGCACTTAATGGATGAGGTTCTTACTCCTGATTCTTCACGTTTTTGGTCTCTTGATCAGTATGAAGAAGGTAGTAATCCAGCTTCTTTTGATAAGCAATTTGTTAGAGATTGGTTGGAGTTACAAAACTGGAATAAAATTTATCCAGCACCTAAGTTACCTAAGGATGTTATAGAAAAAACATCAGAGAAATATTATGAGGCTTTGGATCGTTTGACTATATAG
- the purE gene encoding 5-(carboxyamino)imidazole ribonucleotide mutase — protein MQKSDSPLIGLVMGSSSDWEVMRHAASVIEDFNISYEKRVISAHRMPKEMFEYATLASERGLKGIIAGAGGAAHLPGMLASLTELPVFGVPVPSKYLSGEDSLLSIVQMPKGIPVATFAIGEAGATNAALHLIANLAIYDSQLCNKLRQFRKNQNHLACSMTLPPI, from the coding sequence ATGCAAAAATCAGATTCTCCTTTAATTGGTCTTGTTATGGGCTCTTCTAGCGACTGGGAGGTAATGAGACATGCTGCTTCTGTTATAGAAGATTTTAATATTTCTTACGAAAAAAGAGTTATTTCAGCTCATCGCATGCCAAAAGAGATGTTTGAGTATGCAACCTTGGCTTCGGAGCGAGGGTTGAAGGGCATCATAGCTGGAGCTGGTGGTGCAGCCCATTTGCCAGGAATGTTAGCATCGTTAACTGAATTGCCAGTTTTTGGGGTTCCAGTTCCATCAAAGTATTTATCTGGTGAAGATTCTTTATTGTCGATTGTTCAAATGCCAAAAGGAATTCCAGTAGCTACATTTGCAATTGGAGAGGCTGGAGCAACAAATGCTGCTTTGCACTTGATAGCTAATCTTGCTATTTATGATTCTCAGTTATGTAATAAATTAAGGCAGTTTCGCAAGAATCAGAATCATTTGGCTTGTAGTATGACATTACCTCCTATCTAG
- a CDS encoding 5-(carboxyamino)imidazole ribonucleotide synthase: MVFLNSNFFVKPGSWLGLVGGGQLGRMFCHSAQNLGYKVVVLDPSDISPAVSVADLHIKSSYDDKNGLERLSSICKSVTIEFENIPFSSLEFLSKRNVLTPTASSVAIAQNRIFEKNFISSLNVDVAPYKVIVNKTDCDLIDHDFFPGILKVAKLGYDGKGQVTVREKKELKDKFVFLGEVPCVLEKFLSLDREISVVVARNLDGDCVVFPPAINFHECGILSSSVVTRSNHEIYDNTCFSEVCSIAKKIAESLNYYGVLCVEFFVVDNNIIVNEIAPRPHNSGHYSMDACFTSQFEQQVRIMSGLPLGNTELLSSSIMINLLGDVWFGSDGNLIEPDWRKLLSISGLKLHLYGKEEARRSRKMGHVTLLGNDIYDLDEKAYDLSLILGINYTKISKV, from the coding sequence ATGGTGTTTTTAAATTCCAATTTTTTTGTTAAACCAGGTTCTTGGCTTGGTTTAGTTGGAGGTGGTCAATTAGGTAGAATGTTTTGTCATTCTGCTCAAAATCTAGGTTATAAAGTTGTTGTTCTTGATCCTAGTGATATTAGTCCAGCTGTGTCTGTTGCAGATTTGCATATAAAATCATCCTATGATGATAAAAATGGATTAGAACGTTTGTCTTCTATATGCAAATCAGTAACTATAGAATTTGAGAATATTCCTTTTAGCAGTTTGGAGTTTTTATCAAAAAGGAATGTTCTCACACCAACTGCTAGTTCTGTTGCGATAGCTCAAAATCGTATTTTTGAAAAAAATTTTATAAGTTCTTTGAATGTTGATGTGGCTCCTTATAAAGTTATAGTTAATAAAACAGATTGTGATTTAATAGACCATGATTTTTTCCCTGGTATTTTGAAAGTTGCTAAATTAGGTTACGATGGGAAAGGACAAGTTACAGTACGTGAAAAAAAAGAACTAAAAGATAAGTTTGTTTTTTTGGGAGAGGTTCCGTGTGTTTTAGAAAAATTTCTGTCTTTGGATAGAGAAATTTCAGTTGTTGTTGCAAGAAACCTTGATGGAGATTGTGTCGTTTTCCCTCCAGCTATTAATTTTCACGAATGTGGTATCCTCTCTAGTTCTGTAGTTACTAGATCTAATCATGAAATATATGATAATACTTGTTTTTCAGAGGTCTGCTCAATAGCCAAGAAGATTGCAGAGTCTTTAAATTATTATGGGGTTTTGTGTGTTGAATTTTTTGTTGTTGACAATAATATCATTGTTAATGAAATAGCACCTAGACCACATAATAGTGGACATTATTCTATGGATGCTTGTTTTACTAGCCAATTTGAACAACAAGTTAGAATAATGTCTGGATTGCCATTAGGTAATACTGAATTATTATCTTCATCCATTATGATAAATCTACTGGGAGATGTATGGTTTGGTAGTGATGGTAATTTAATAGAACCAGATTGGAGAAAGTTGTTGTCTATTTCTGGATTAAAACTACATCTTTATGGGAAAGAAGAAGCTAGGAGATCACGTAAGATGGGTCATGTGACGTTATTAGGTAATGATATTTATGACTTAGATGAAAAAGCATATGATTTGAGTTTAATACTTGGGATTAATTATACAAAAATATCAAAAGTTTAA
- a CDS encoding L-threonylcarbamoyladenylate synthase, with amino-acid sequence MNLIEKALLNLIEGKLVIFPTETVYGLGADAENTEAVRKVYLVKNRPLNHPVIVHIAHKEDLCHWAIDIPDEAFKLVDKFWPGPLTIILRKSPSVSDLISGSQSTVGIRCPSHPIAQNLLKSFSKVKGNRKGALIAPSANKFGKVSPTEVGHIYNEFSSNILKDIVVLDGGSSEIGIESTIIDMSGLSEGKSPVILRPGHVTWQDISSVIKLDLDSQGNSSIIVPGSLKSHYATNTPLVIVDSHLIENRICSLLGNLDKLAVLSFSDRSSILEKNVDWYIMPKDPIEYASKLYATMRSVDIGNYSKIIVERLPVSYEWMAVSDRLYKSAAAFGLT; translated from the coding sequence TTGAACCTTATAGAGAAGGCGCTATTAAATCTTATAGAAGGCAAGTTGGTTATTTTCCCTACAGAGACTGTTTATGGTCTTGGGGCTGATGCAGAAAACACAGAAGCTGTTAGAAAGGTTTATTTAGTTAAAAATCGCCCTTTAAATCATCCGGTTATAGTTCATATAGCTCATAAAGAAGACCTTTGTCATTGGGCTATAGATATTCCAGATGAGGCGTTTAAATTAGTTGATAAGTTTTGGCCTGGGCCTTTAACTATAATTTTAAGAAAATCACCCAGTGTTTCTGATCTAATAAGTGGATCACAATCTACAGTTGGAATTAGATGTCCATCTCACCCTATTGCTCAAAATTTGTTGAAATCTTTTTCCAAAGTTAAAGGTAATAGAAAAGGAGCTTTGATAGCTCCTTCTGCTAATAAATTTGGAAAGGTTTCTCCAACAGAAGTTGGTCATATTTATAATGAATTTTCTTCTAATATTCTCAAAGATATTGTTGTTCTAGATGGAGGAAGTTCAGAGATAGGTATTGAATCTACAATAATAGACATGTCAGGATTGTCAGAAGGGAAAAGTCCAGTTATTTTAAGGCCTGGACACGTGACATGGCAGGATATATCAAGTGTTATAAAATTAGATTTAGATTCTCAAGGTAATAGTTCTATCATTGTTCCAGGATCATTAAAATCTCATTATGCTACTAATACTCCTTTAGTAATTGTTGATAGTCACTTGATTGAAAATAGAATTTGTAGTTTATTAGGTAACTTAGATAAATTAGCTGTTTTATCGTTTTCAGATAGAAGTTCTATTCTAGAAAAAAATGTTGATTGGTATATTATGCCTAAGGACCCAATAGAATATGCAAGTAAACTTTATGCTACCATGAGGTCTGTTGATATTGGAAATTACTCAAAGATTATTGTTGAGAGATTACCGGTTTCTTATGAATGGATGGCAGTTTCAGATCGTTTGTACAAATCAGCTGCAGCTTTTGGTTTAACTTAA